The following proteins are co-located in the Lacticaseibacillus paracasei subsp. paracasei genome:
- the fusA gene encoding elongation factor G translates to MANKREFPLDRTRNIGIMAHIDAGKTTTTERILYYTGKIHKIGETHEGASQMDWMPQEQERGITITSAATTAFWKDHRVNIIDTPGHVDFTIEVERSLRVLDGAITVLDAQSGVEPQTENVWRQATTYGVPRLVFVNKMDKIGADFDYSMTTLHDRLQANAHAVQMPIGAEDKFEGVIDLIEMKADLYDEDELGTKWDTVDVPDDYKEAAQKAHNDLIEAVADVDDGIMDKYLEGEEISNAELKAAIRKATINLEFYPVLAGSAFKNKGVQMLLDAVIDYLPSPLDVRPYHATDPDTGDAVELTAGDDKPFAALAFKVATDPFVGRLTYIRVYSGTLEAGSYVLNATKDNRERVGRLLQMHSNHREEIPEVFSGDIAAAIGLKNTTTGDSLTDVDHPLILESLDVPDPVIQVSIEPDSKEDQDKLDVGLQKLSEEDPTFKAETNPETGETLIAGMGELHLDIMVDRLKREFKVAAKVGEPQVAYRETFTKETSAQGKFVRQSGGKGQYGDVWIEFSPNEEGKGFEFENAIVGGVVPREYIPAVEQGLKEAMANGVLAGYPLIDVKAKLYDGSYHEVDSSEAAFKVAASMALKNASKSAGAVILEPIMHVEVVAPEEYLGDVMGQITARRGRVEGMEARGNAQLVNSMVPLAEMFGYATTLRSATQGRGTFTMTFDHYEAVPKSIQAEIIKKNGGGVATKD, encoded by the coding sequence ATGGCCAACAAACGTGAATTTCCGTTAGACCGTACCCGTAATATCGGGATCATGGCTCACATCGATGCCGGTAAAACGACCACGACTGAACGGATTTTGTATTATACCGGTAAAATTCATAAAATCGGTGAAACTCATGAAGGGGCTTCACAGATGGACTGGATGCCACAGGAACAGGAACGTGGGATCACCATCACCAGTGCTGCTACTACGGCTTTCTGGAAGGATCACCGGGTCAATATCATTGACACCCCAGGACACGTGGACTTCACGATTGAAGTTGAACGTTCCCTGCGTGTGCTGGATGGTGCGATCACCGTTTTGGATGCCCAATCCGGTGTTGAGCCGCAGACCGAAAACGTTTGGCGTCAAGCAACGACATACGGCGTTCCGCGGTTGGTTTTCGTCAACAAAATGGATAAGATCGGTGCCGACTTCGATTATTCGATGACGACATTGCATGATCGGCTTCAGGCTAACGCTCACGCCGTTCAGATGCCGATCGGTGCCGAAGATAAGTTCGAAGGGGTCATTGACCTGATCGAAATGAAGGCCGATTTGTATGACGAAGATGAATTGGGTACCAAGTGGGACACTGTAGATGTTCCGGATGACTACAAGGAAGCTGCTCAAAAAGCGCATAACGACTTGATCGAAGCCGTTGCTGACGTTGACGACGGCATCATGGACAAGTACCTTGAAGGTGAAGAGATTTCCAATGCTGAATTGAAGGCTGCGATCCGTAAAGCAACCATCAACTTGGAATTCTACCCAGTTTTGGCTGGTTCTGCCTTCAAGAACAAGGGTGTTCAGATGTTGTTGGATGCTGTGATCGATTACTTGCCATCACCACTTGATGTTCGGCCATATCATGCGACCGATCCTGACACTGGCGATGCAGTTGAATTGACCGCTGGCGACGACAAGCCGTTTGCTGCCTTGGCCTTCAAGGTTGCGACTGACCCGTTCGTTGGCCGTCTAACCTACATCCGGGTTTATAGTGGGACGCTTGAAGCCGGTTCTTACGTGCTGAACGCAACTAAAGATAACCGCGAACGTGTTGGTCGTCTGTTGCAAATGCACAGTAATCACCGTGAAGAAATCCCTGAAGTTTTCTCTGGTGATATCGCGGCTGCTATCGGTCTCAAGAACACCACTACTGGTGATTCCTTGACTGATGTTGACCACCCGCTGATTCTTGAATCTCTGGATGTGCCTGATCCGGTTATTCAAGTTTCCATCGAACCCGACTCTAAAGAAGACCAAGATAAGCTGGATGTCGGCTTACAAAAGCTTTCTGAAGAAGATCCAACATTCAAAGCTGAAACCAACCCTGAAACTGGCGAAACATTAATCGCTGGCATGGGCGAATTACATTTGGACATCATGGTTGATCGTCTGAAGCGTGAATTCAAGGTTGCTGCTAAGGTTGGTGAACCACAAGTTGCTTATCGCGAAACCTTCACTAAAGAAACTTCCGCGCAAGGTAAGTTCGTTCGTCAGTCTGGTGGTAAAGGTCAGTATGGTGATGTTTGGATTGAATTCAGTCCAAACGAAGAAGGCAAAGGCTTTGAATTTGAAAATGCCATTGTCGGTGGTGTTGTTCCTCGTGAATACATCCCAGCTGTTGAGCAAGGTCTGAAGGAAGCCATGGCAAATGGTGTCCTCGCCGGTTATCCATTAATCGACGTTAAGGCTAAGCTTTATGATGGTTCTTACCATGAAGTCGATTCTTCTGAAGCTGCCTTCAAAGTGGCTGCTTCTATGGCATTGAAGAATGCCTCGAAGAGTGCCGGCGCGGTTATCCTTGAACCGATCATGCACGTTGAAGTGGTTGCCCCTGAAGAATATCTTGGCGATGTTATGGGACAAATCACGGCTCGTCGTGGTCGCGTTGAAGGGATGGAAGCCCGCGGGAATGCCCAATTGGTTAAC
- the rpsG gene encoding 30S ribosomal protein S7, protein MPRKGSVAKRDVLPDPVYNSKLVTRLINHLMIDGKRGKASTILYDAFDMIKKQTGNEPLDVFEEAMKNVMPVLEVKARRIGGSNYQVPIEVRPDRRTTLGLRWIVQYSRQRGEHTMDERLAKEIMDAANNTGAAVKKREDTHKMADANRAFAHYRW, encoded by the coding sequence ATGCCACGTAAAGGCAGTGTCGCAAAACGTGATGTTTTACCTGATCCAGTTTACAATTCAAAGCTGGTAACTCGCTTGATCAACCACTTAATGATTGATGGTAAGCGCGGGAAGGCATCAACTATTTTATATGATGCATTTGATATGATTAAGAAACAAACCGGGAACGAACCATTGGACGTTTTTGAAGAAGCAATGAAAAACGTTATGCCGGTCTTGGAAGTTAAAGCTCGCCGTATCGGTGGTTCTAACTACCAAGTGCCGATCGAAGTTCGTCCGGATCGTCGGACCACCTTGGGCCTACGGTGGATCGTTCAGTATTCCCGTCAACGCGGTGAACATACGATGGACGAACGCTTGGCTAAAGAAATCATGGACGCCGCTAACAACACCGGTGCCGCAGTGAAGAAGCGTGAAGATACCCACAAGATGGCAGATGCCAACCGGGCATTTGCACATTATCGTTGGTAA
- the rpsL gene encoding 30S ribosomal protein S12, which yields MPTINQLVRQGRKSISTKSDSPALNFGYNSKKKSLTNNPAPQKRGVATRVGTMTPKKPNSALRKYARVRLSNLIEVTAYIPGIGHNLQEHSVVLIRGGRVKDLPGVRYHIVRGALDTAGVDGRMQGRSKYGAKRPKKK from the coding sequence ATGCCTACTATTAATCAATTAGTTCGCCAAGGTCGTAAATCAATTTCAACCAAGTCAGACTCTCCTGCGTTGAACTTCGGTTACAACAGCAAGAAGAAGAGCCTTACCAATAACCCAGCACCGCAAAAACGTGGGGTGGCAACTCGTGTCGGTACCATGACACCGAAGAAGCCAAACTCCGCATTGCGGAAATATGCCCGTGTTCGTCTGTCTAACTTAATTGAAGTGACAGCTTACATTCCGGGTATTGGCCATAACTTGCAAGAACATAGTGTTGTCTTGATCCGTGGCGGCCGTGTTAAGGACTTGCCAGGGGTTCGTTATCACATTGTTCGTGGTGCGCTTGATACGGCTGGTGTTGACGGCCGGATGCAGGGTCGCTCCAAGTACGGTGCAAAGCGCCCTAAGAAGAAGTAA